In one window of Maribacter sp. BPC-D8 DNA:
- a CDS encoding type IV pili methyl-accepting chemotaxis transducer N-terminal domain-containing protein produces the protein MWKKILSKLKSGKSFNNYYLLVFTVIVLTIVIQSIIQYSLARQRQDALRINVAGRQRMLSQTIVKSVYECRYSTCDYGQLRLAMTKFSNANAALQEGNDATGIPVLDNDEIQKNFDRLQPHLNFILEATNDFNQLESVDLEKLSSETNKFLVVMDIIVNQLQKAAEEDIKTLMIIELELAVFSLLILILEIFFFINPSIKKITIQNQKLKEIAWHQTHAFNGHMKNIKNYNHVLKIEKNVEHKEELISFLMEELTDLEGVSENMVKSLEKQA, from the coding sequence AATTGTATTGACTATTGTTATACAATCTATAATACAATACTCTTTAGCCAGGCAGCGCCAAGATGCGTTGAGAATAAATGTTGCGGGTAGGCAAAGAATGTTGTCGCAGACTATTGTTAAGAGTGTATATGAATGTAGGTATAGTACTTGCGACTACGGACAATTGCGTTTGGCGATGACAAAATTTTCAAATGCAAATGCAGCATTGCAAGAAGGTAATGATGCAACCGGAATTCCGGTATTAGACAATGATGAAATTCAGAAAAACTTTGATAGGTTACAACCACATCTAAACTTCATTTTAGAAGCAACAAATGATTTTAATCAATTAGAATCAGTTGATTTAGAAAAGCTCTCATCCGAGACAAATAAGTTTCTTGTAGTAATGGATATCATTGTAAATCAATTGCAAAAAGCTGCAGAAGAAGATATTAAAACGCTGATGATTATAGAATTAGAGCTTGCAGTGTTTTCTTTATTGATATTGATCCTTGAGATTTTCTTTTTCATTAATCCGTCGATAAAAAAAATAACGATTCAAAATCAGAAATTAAAAGAAATAGCGTGGCATCAAACACATGCTTTTAATGGGCACATGAAAAATATAAAGAACTATAATCATGTGCTAAAGATTGAAAAAAATGTCGAGCATAAAGAGGAGCTCATCTCTTTTCTAATGGAAGAACTAACCGATTTAGAAGGTGTTTCTGAGAATATGGTTAAATCACTAGAGAAACAAGCGTAG
- the rlmH gene encoding 23S rRNA (pseudouridine(1915)-N(3))-methyltransferase RlmH, producing MTIKLLAIGKTDSSQLQELIEVYQKRLQHYINFEIELIPDLKKTKNLSEDQQKDKEGELILKRLAPTDVLILFDEKGKQYTSVEFSTFLQKKMNSGIKQLVFLIGGPYGFSNEIYAKASGKISLSKMTFSHQMVRLFITEQIYRAYTILKNEPYHHQ from the coding sequence ATGACTATAAAACTTTTAGCTATTGGCAAAACCGATAGCTCTCAACTACAAGAACTCATTGAGGTATATCAAAAGCGATTACAACATTATATCAATTTTGAAATTGAACTCATACCTGATTTAAAAAAGACCAAAAACTTATCTGAAGATCAGCAGAAAGATAAAGAAGGCGAACTTATTCTTAAAAGATTAGCACCTACAGATGTTCTAATTTTATTTGACGAAAAAGGAAAACAGTATACGTCAGTTGAATTTTCGACCTTTTTACAAAAGAAGATGAATTCGGGTATTAAACAATTAGTTTTTTTAATTGGTGGACCTTACGGATTTAGCAATGAAATCTACGCTAAGGCTTCTGGAAAAATAAGTTTATCAAAAATGACCTTTTCTCACCAAATGGTGCGCTTATTTATAACCGAGCAAATTTATAGGGCATATACAATTCTAAAAAACGAACCCTATCACCATCAATAA
- the nadC gene encoding carboxylating nicotinate-nucleotide diphosphorylase, which yields MISEEQFKEEITLIIANAIREDVGDGDHSSLACIPDTATGKAKLLVKDEGIIAGVDFAELVFYFVDPNLKIEVLIKDGTPVSHGDIVFYVEGSSQSILKAERLVLNAMQRMSAIATKTHMFVNLLKGTGTKILDTRKTTPGIRALEKWAVKIGGGENHRFALYDMIMLKDNHIDFAGGITKAINKTKNYLKETGRDLKIIVEARNLDEIKEILETEGVYRILIDNFNYEDTRTAVKLIGNTCLTESSGGINEKTIRDYAECGVDYISSGALTHSVYNLDLSLKAV from the coding sequence ATGATTTCAGAAGAACAATTTAAAGAAGAGATTACATTAATCATAGCAAATGCCATTCGTGAAGATGTTGGTGATGGTGATCATAGTTCGTTGGCTTGCATTCCTGATACTGCTACTGGTAAAGCAAAATTATTGGTAAAAGATGAAGGAATCATTGCTGGGGTAGATTTTGCTGAGCTTGTGTTTTATTTTGTTGATCCTAATTTGAAAATAGAAGTACTGATCAAAGATGGTACGCCGGTAAGTCATGGCGATATCGTGTTTTATGTTGAAGGTAGTTCTCAAAGCATATTAAAAGCTGAGCGTTTGGTATTAAATGCAATGCAGAGAATGAGTGCTATTGCTACCAAAACCCATATGTTCGTTAATCTGTTAAAAGGTACTGGTACAAAAATTCTAGATACCAGAAAAACAACACCAGGTATTCGTGCGCTAGAGAAGTGGGCGGTAAAAATTGGTGGTGGAGAAAATCACAGATTCGCATTGTACGATATGATTATGTTAAAGGATAACCATATCGATTTTGCTGGCGGAATTACAAAAGCAATCAATAAGACTAAAAACTACTTGAAAGAAACAGGTCGCGATTTAAAGATTATTGTTGAGGCAAGAAACTTAGACGAAATCAAAGAAATTTTAGAGACAGAAGGTGTGTATCGAATATTGATAGATAATTTCAATTATGAAGATACGCGCACAGCTGTAAAATTAATTGGTAATACTTGTTTAACCGAATCTTCGGGCGGTATTAATGAAAAAACGATTAGAGATTATGCAGAATGCGGTGTAGATTATATTTCATCGGGTGCATTAACACATTCGGTTTATAATTTAGATTTGAGTTTAAAAGCGGTGTAG
- a CDS encoding YihY/virulence factor BrkB family protein, whose translation MSLEVEEKLEKIPIVNWLVRFLKQIRLPGFEGLSVYDLIEMYVLGILRGTLSTRASAIAFSLFMALFPLIIFMVTLVPFLVSYISIEHGDFDVQFQLFLESFLPSATGDYFGEVFQQIKDQKRGGLLSSAFLLSIFLIANGVNSIFGGFETSYHIDLTRHFFRQYLYALMVGLILAILIIVGFVAYIYFEFYVLGYLSEFAAKQGGYILGEDEVVGVQIAKVLFFIILSYFTTAILYYFGTREGKQAKFFSFGALMTTTLFLLTSYLFGIYVEKFARYNELYGALGGLLILMVYIWLNSNILLLGFELNASLNTLRKITKKNDK comes from the coding sequence ATGTCTTTAGAGGTCGAAGAAAAGCTAGAAAAAATTCCTATTGTAAATTGGTTGGTCAGGTTTTTAAAACAAATCAGGCTGCCCGGTTTTGAGGGGCTTTCTGTTTACGACCTTATAGAAATGTATGTGCTTGGTATTTTAAGAGGTACATTGTCAACGCGAGCCAGTGCTATCGCCTTTAGTCTATTTATGGCACTATTTCCATTAATCATTTTTATGGTGACTTTGGTGCCTTTTTTGGTGTCCTACATAAGTATTGAGCATGGCGATTTTGATGTCCAGTTCCAGTTGTTTTTAGAGTCATTTTTACCAAGTGCCACCGGTGATTATTTTGGAGAAGTGTTTCAGCAGATAAAAGATCAAAAAAGAGGAGGTCTATTGTCATCAGCATTTTTACTTTCGATATTTCTTATTGCGAACGGTGTAAACTCCATTTTTGGAGGTTTTGAAACATCGTATCACATCGACTTAACACGACATTTCTTTAGGCAATATTTATATGCTTTGATGGTCGGTTTAATTTTGGCAATATTAATTATAGTAGGGTTTGTAGCGTATATATACTTTGAATTTTATGTCTTAGGGTATTTGTCTGAGTTTGCTGCAAAGCAAGGCGGTTATATTTTGGGTGAAGACGAAGTAGTGGGTGTGCAAATTGCTAAAGTATTATTCTTTATAATTCTATCTTATTTTACTACTGCAATACTTTATTATTTTGGTACGAGAGAAGGTAAGCAGGCAAAGTTTTTTTCTTTTGGAGCCTTAATGACAACTACCTTGTTTTTATTAACATCATATCTCTTCGGAATTTATGTTGAAAAGTTCGCCAGATATAATGAATTATATGGGGCGTTAGGAGGATTATTGATATTAATGGTCTACATATGGTTAAATTCTAATATATTGCTACTTGGGTTCGAGCTGAACGCATCGCTGAATACATTACGTAAAATCACAAAAAAGAATGATAAATAA
- a CDS encoding DUF2147 domain-containing protein yields MINKSIQLTILFTVFITMSISAQSVFGKWKTIDDRTGLPKGVIEIYKKEGKMYGKVVKILEEGQEGRICDKCDGELKDKPVTGMEIITDGELHEDGEWKGKRLFDPEQAMTFRFKIWLNPENEDELKVRGYLAFIYRTQTWIRVEG; encoded by the coding sequence ATGATAAATAAGAGCATACAATTAACTATTCTATTCACAGTATTTATTACAATGAGCATTTCTGCTCAGTCCGTTTTTGGTAAGTGGAAAACTATTGATGACCGCACAGGTTTACCAAAAGGCGTAATTGAAATTTATAAGAAAGAAGGGAAAATGTATGGCAAAGTCGTTAAGATTTTGGAAGAAGGACAAGAAGGAAGGATTTGTGATAAATGCGATGGAGAATTAAAAGATAAGCCCGTAACCGGTATGGAAATTATTACTGACGGTGAGTTGCATGAAGATGGAGAATGGAAGGGTAAACGATTATTTGATCCAGAACAAGCGATGACTTTTCGTTTTAAGATATGGTTAAATCCAGAAAATGAAGATGAGTTAAAAGTGCGCGGGTATTTGGCATTTATCTACAGAACCCAAACATGGATACGTGTGGAGGGATAA
- the priA gene encoding replication restart helicase PriA — translation MANFINVILPIPLEKSFTYSVTEEEAALLKPGMRVAVPFGKSKIYTGLVQSIHNNPPEVYEAKEIHELLDEYPIVNETQLKHWEWIASYYMCTLGEVVRSALPSAFLLESETLVLRNTEYEIDENELLDDEFLVFEALQHQAILKVQEVSSIIDRKNVLPILQRLLEKKVIVLKEEVYDQYKPKLVRYVKLGAEHTSDEKLEELLNSLTRAPKQSQVVLSLFQLQGKSQNPIKVSELEKSSNTSKAVIKSLVDKGILEEYFIKTDRVNYDGDPDNSDTKDLNEYQETALLDIKASFEANKVILLKGVTSSGKTEVYVKLIEECLEKGLQALYLLPEIALTTQLIGRLQEYFGEKIAIYHSKYNVQERVEVWQNVLQSKPKAQLVIGARSAMYLPFSKLGLVIVDEEHESSFKQFDPAPRYHARDAAIVLGHLHKASILLGSATPSVESYYNVQTGKYGYAEITRRYGNVLMPEMELVDIKEASRKRKMKGHFSERLFMEMEETLKDGAQIILFQNRRGFAPLMECLTCGHTPQCPNCDVSLTYHQYRNQLRCHYCGHHTALPEICFACGSPDLDTKGFGTEQIEKEVSALFPEAKVGRMDLDTTRGKHGYEKIITAFEQHELDILVGTQMITKGLDFRNVNLVGVMNADSLLNFPDYRAHERTYQLLTQVSGRAGRTKKRGRVVIQTYNPYHQILKQVTTSDYEGMYTEQLYEREQFKYPPVNRIIKVTFKHKNYNVLNEAADWFAGALRTNFGGTVLGPEYPPVARIRNQYLKHIVIKVQKTHSLPQTKANIRRIEKSFKAVAMYRSVRVIYNVDHI, via the coding sequence ATGGCAAACTTCATTAATGTAATATTACCTATTCCGCTAGAGAAAAGTTTTACGTACAGTGTAACTGAAGAAGAAGCGGCATTGCTGAAACCTGGTATGCGTGTTGCGGTACCATTTGGTAAATCTAAAATATATACTGGGCTAGTTCAAAGCATTCATAATAATCCGCCAGAAGTCTATGAGGCAAAAGAAATTCATGAGCTATTAGATGAATACCCAATTGTAAATGAGACCCAGCTTAAACATTGGGAATGGATAGCTTCTTATTATATGTGTACTTTGGGTGAAGTGGTACGCAGTGCGCTACCTAGTGCTTTTTTATTAGAAAGTGAAACCTTAGTTCTTAGAAATACAGAATACGAAATCGATGAAAATGAACTTTTAGATGATGAGTTTTTAGTATTCGAAGCATTGCAACATCAAGCTATACTAAAGGTTCAAGAAGTTTCTTCTATAATAGACCGTAAAAATGTATTACCTATTCTTCAACGATTATTAGAGAAAAAAGTAATTGTTTTAAAAGAAGAAGTGTATGATCAATACAAGCCAAAGTTGGTTCGGTATGTTAAATTGGGTGCAGAGCATACATCCGATGAAAAATTAGAAGAATTATTAAATTCACTTACGAGGGCGCCAAAGCAGAGTCAAGTAGTACTGTCCTTATTTCAATTACAGGGAAAAAGTCAAAATCCGATTAAGGTTTCTGAACTTGAAAAATCTAGCAATACCTCTAAAGCGGTAATAAAATCTCTAGTCGATAAGGGAATTTTAGAGGAGTATTTTATTAAGACCGATAGAGTCAATTATGATGGTGACCCAGATAATTCTGATACTAAAGATTTAAATGAATATCAAGAAACAGCCTTATTAGATATAAAAGCTTCTTTTGAAGCCAATAAAGTTATCTTATTAAAAGGGGTTACCTCTTCGGGTAAAACTGAAGTTTATGTAAAACTGATAGAAGAATGTCTTGAAAAGGGGTTGCAGGCATTGTATTTATTGCCAGAAATAGCCCTAACCACGCAACTTATAGGTAGGCTACAAGAGTATTTTGGAGAAAAAATTGCTATTTACCATTCTAAATATAATGTTCAAGAGCGTGTAGAGGTTTGGCAAAACGTTTTACAGTCAAAACCTAAAGCGCAATTGGTAATAGGTGCACGTTCGGCAATGTATCTACCTTTTAGTAAGTTAGGTTTGGTCATTGTAGATGAGGAACATGAGAGTTCTTTTAAACAATTTGATCCGGCACCAAGATATCATGCTAGAGATGCTGCAATAGTATTAGGTCATTTACATAAGGCAAGTATTCTGTTAGGTTCGGCAACACCAAGTGTAGAAAGTTATTACAATGTACAAACTGGTAAATATGGTTACGCGGAAATAACAAGGCGTTATGGTAATGTGCTAATGCCAGAAATGGAGTTGGTAGATATAAAAGAAGCTTCAAGAAAAAGAAAGATGAAAGGTCATTTCTCTGAGCGTCTTTTTATGGAAATGGAAGAAACTCTAAAAGACGGTGCGCAAATCATACTTTTTCAGAATAGACGTGGTTTTGCGCCCTTAATGGAGTGTTTAACATGTGGTCATACGCCACAATGCCCAAATTGCGATGTAAGTTTAACATATCATCAATATAGAAATCAATTACGTTGCCATTACTGTGGTCATCATACAGCATTGCCAGAAATTTGTTTTGCATGCGGCAGTCCAGATTTAGATACTAAAGGTTTTGGTACCGAGCAGATAGAAAAAGAGGTTTCAGCATTATTTCCAGAAGCTAAAGTTGGTAGAATGGATTTAGATACTACTCGGGGCAAACACGGTTATGAAAAGATAATTACGGCTTTCGAGCAACACGAGTTAGATATTTTGGTGGGTACACAGATGATTACTAAAGGTCTCGATTTTAGAAATGTGAATTTAGTAGGAGTTATGAATGCAGATTCGTTATTGAATTTTCCGGATTATCGCGCTCATGAAAGAACCTATCAATTATTAACGCAGGTATCGGGTAGGGCAGGGCGAACCAAAAAAAGAGGTCGCGTTGTTATACAGACCTATAATCCATATCATCAAATATTAAAACAAGTAACTACTAGTGATTATGAGGGTATGTATACCGAGCAGCTGTATGAAAGAGAGCAATTTAAATATCCGCCAGTAAATAGAATTATTAAAGTAACATTTAAGCATAAAAATTACAATGTGCTGAATGAAGCTGCAGATTGGTTTGCAGGAGCATTACGTACTAATTTTGGTGGTACCGTTTTAGGCCCTGAATATCCGCCAGTGGCAAGAATTAGAAATCAGTATTTAAAACATATTGTAATTAAAGTTCAGAAAACACATTCATTGCCGCAGACGAAAGCAAATATTAGACGAATAGAAAAATCGTTTAAAGCAGTGGCAATGTATAGAAGTGTTAGGGTAATCTATAATGTAGACCATATATAA
- a CDS encoding LytR/AlgR family response regulator transcription factor, whose amino-acid sequence MKLRSIIVDDSSMQRMAVAKLVNNHPNLTMVAEYSNAIEAKNGIKNHEIDLIFLDVEMPIITGFDLLESLENSPQVILITGKPDYALKEFDYDVTDYLHKPITMARFDASVKRAVANYEQLHRVNEDEEHIFVKSNLKKRKVILNDIKWIEALGDYIKLVTDEANIVILSTMKSFEKQLPEDKFLRIHKSYIINLEKVEKFNSKNVEVSGRSIPLSRNKKTELAEALSNV is encoded by the coding sequence ATGAAGTTAAGAAGTATCATCGTTGACGACTCATCTATGCAAAGGATGGCCGTTGCCAAGTTGGTAAACAATCATCCGAATTTGACTATGGTAGCTGAATACAGTAATGCTATCGAGGCTAAAAATGGAATCAAGAACCATGAGATCGATCTTATTTTTCTTGATGTTGAGATGCCAATTATCACAGGATTTGACCTACTCGAGTCCCTAGAAAACAGTCCTCAGGTAATTTTAATTACCGGTAAACCAGATTATGCACTTAAAGAATTTGACTATGACGTAACGGATTATTTACATAAACCGATTACCATGGCACGTTTTGACGCATCTGTTAAAAGAGCTGTAGCGAACTACGAACAATTGCACAGAGTCAATGAAGACGAAGAGCACATTTTCGTGAAGAGTAACCTAAAGAAAAGAAAGGTTATTTTAAATGATATTAAGTGGATTGAAGCACTTGGTGACTACATAAAACTAGTAACTGATGAAGCTAATATCGTAATCTTATCAACAATGAAGTCTTTTGAAAAGCAATTGCCAGAAGATAAGTTTTTAAGAATTCACAAATCATACATCATCAATCTTGAAAAGGTTGAAAAATTCAACAGTAAAAACGTTGAAGTTAGCGGTAGATCAATACCTCTAAGTAGAAATAAAAAGACAGAACTAGCCGAAGCGCTAAGTAACGTATAA
- the rpsF gene encoding 30S ribosomal protein S6 encodes MNHYETVFILNPVLSDVQIEETVKKFEDFLINNGAKMVAKENWGLKKLAYPIQNKKSGFYHLFEFTNTGEVITPYEQEFRRDERVMRFLTVKLDKHAVAWAEKRRTRNKTAKA; translated from the coding sequence ATGAACCATTACGAAACTGTTTTCATTTTGAATCCCGTTCTATCTGATGTTCAGATAGAGGAAACAGTTAAGAAATTCGAAGATTTCTTAATTAACAATGGCGCCAAAATGGTAGCTAAAGAGAATTGGGGGCTAAAAAAATTAGCTTACCCTATCCAAAACAAAAAGAGTGGCTTTTACCACTTGTTTGAATTTACTAACACTGGTGAGGTAATTACACCTTACGAACAGGAGTTTAGAAGAGATGAACGTGTTATGCGTTTCTTGACCGTTAAGTTGGACAAGCACGCTGTTGCATGGGCAGAAAAAAGAAGAACAAGAAACAAAACCGCTAAAGCTTAA
- the rpsR gene encoding 30S ribosomal protein S18 has translation MATLQQQAKGKKDGEIRYLTPLNIETNTKKKYCRFKKSGIKYVDYKDADFLLKLVNEQGKLLPRRLTGTSLKYQRKVAQAVKRARHLALMPYVADLLK, from the coding sequence ATGGCAACATTACAACAACAGGCAAAAGGAAAGAAAGATGGAGAGATCAGGTATCTTACTCCATTAAACATTGAAACCAACACTAAGAAGAAGTATTGTCGTTTTAAAAAATCTGGTATTAAGTACGTAGATTATAAGGATGCTGATTTTTTATTGAAGTTGGTAAACGAGCAAGGTAAATTGTTACCAAGAAGACTTACTGGAACTTCATTGAAGTATCAAAGAAAAGTTGCACAAGCAGTAAAAAGAGCTCGTCATTTGGCGTTAATGCCATATGTTGCTGATTTATTAAAATAA
- the rplI gene encoding 50S ribosomal protein L9: MELILKEDVQNLGFKDDVVNVKNGYGRNFLIPQGLAAMATVSAKKVLAENLKQRAHKEKKVVDAAKKIEEALKALELKITAKTGAADKLFGSVTNGDLAAAIEKEGHAIDKKFISILGGAVKRTGPYNAQIRLHREVIVDFGFEVVADKK, translated from the coding sequence ATGGAGCTTATATTAAAAGAAGACGTACAAAATTTAGGTTTTAAAGACGACGTAGTAAATGTTAAGAACGGTTACGGAAGAAATTTCCTTATACCTCAGGGCTTAGCTGCTATGGCTACTGTTTCTGCTAAAAAAGTTTTAGCTGAGAACTTAAAGCAAAGAGCACACAAAGAGAAAAAAGTTGTTGATGCTGCTAAGAAAATAGAAGAAGCATTAAAAGCTTTAGAATTAAAAATCACTGCTAAAACTGGTGCTGCCGATAAATTATTCGGTTCTGTTACTAATGGTGATTTAGCTGCTGCAATTGAAAAAGAAGGTCATGCAATCGACAAAAAATTCATTAGTATTTTAGGTGGTGCAGTTAAAAGAACTGGACCTTACAACGCACAAATTAGATTACACCGCGAGGTGATTGTTGATTTTGGTTTCGAAGTAGTTGCCGATAAAAAATAA